One window of the Herbiconiux sp. L3-i23 genome contains the following:
- a CDS encoding tyrosine-type recombinase/integrase — protein sequence MSGGSRPPHGARPLDYESSYRNRFRPAAAAIGQPELRFHDLRHTAASLFAASGMKLECVAQVIGHADTSTTYKVYLHFFQDDFDADMDRLDTYLTNRIEATGEVQALCHRG from the coding sequence GTGTCGGGCGGTTCACGACCGCCTCACGGCGCTCGCCCACTTGACTACGAGAGCTCCTACCGGAACCGGTTCCGCCCCGCAGCCGCCGCGATCGGGCAACCCGAGCTTCGGTTCCACGACCTGCGGCACACCGCAGCGAGCCTGTTCGCGGCGTCGGGGATGAAGCTCGAATGCGTCGCGCAGGTTATCGGCCACGCAGACACCAGCACCACCTACAAGGTGTACCTGCACTTCTTCCAGGACGACTTCGACGCCGACATGGACCGCCTCGATACCTACCTGACTAACCGGATTGAGGCAACGGGGGAAGTTCAGGCCCTTTGCCACCGGGGATAG
- a CDS encoding MFS transporter: MTSTSRTEIPSLAGAREWTALAVVTLAVVLLAIDGTVLALAVPSLTAALDPTATQILWIGDIYSFALAGLLVTMGNVADRFGRKRLLLIGAAGFGIASVIAAFAPTPELLIAARVLLGVSGATLMPSTLSIIRNLFSDSRQRTRAIAVWSAGATGGAAVGPLVGGALLEHFWWGSVFLINVPVVVVLLIAGGLVIPESKNPARPRIDLFSAALSMLAIVPVVYAIKTVASDGVTVAAVVALVVGVASGVFFVRRQRRLAEPLIDIRLFSNPAFSGAVVANTMAIFAFIGMLFFFSQYLQLVRGLSPLQAGLTELPATIASLLVIAIVGMLVSRLGRGPTIAAGLAVAALGMGLLAVGEAMPGLVWLIAALVVIGFGSGVAMTVSTDAVMSAVPPQRAGAASAISETGYELGVALGIAVLGSIQTATYRAGLNLPSDFDADASARVSESLASADRFLAGGGAAAEAVLAQAQEAFTSGMQIAAIIAAVLTAIAAVVAWRVIPAGRDRVAVDH; this comes from the coding sequence GTGACATCGACCTCCCGCACCGAAATCCCTTCCCTCGCGGGTGCCCGTGAGTGGACCGCCCTCGCCGTCGTGACCCTCGCGGTCGTGCTTCTGGCGATCGACGGCACGGTGCTCGCCCTCGCCGTGCCTTCGCTGACCGCGGCCCTCGATCCCACGGCGACGCAGATCCTCTGGATCGGCGACATCTATTCGTTCGCCCTCGCCGGTCTGCTCGTGACGATGGGCAACGTCGCCGACCGCTTCGGCCGCAAGCGTCTCCTGCTCATCGGGGCCGCGGGCTTCGGCATCGCCTCAGTGATCGCCGCCTTCGCCCCGACACCTGAACTGCTCATCGCCGCTCGCGTGCTGCTCGGTGTCAGCGGGGCGACGCTCATGCCGTCGACGCTGTCGATCATCCGCAACCTGTTCTCGGACTCGCGGCAGCGGACGAGAGCGATCGCCGTCTGGTCGGCCGGCGCGACCGGCGGGGCCGCGGTCGGCCCGCTCGTCGGCGGGGCGCTGCTCGAGCACTTCTGGTGGGGATCCGTCTTCCTCATCAACGTCCCGGTCGTTGTGGTCCTGCTGATCGCAGGCGGGCTCGTGATCCCCGAGTCGAAGAATCCGGCACGCCCTCGCATCGACCTCTTCAGTGCGGCGCTGTCGATGCTGGCGATCGTGCCCGTGGTCTACGCCATCAAGACCGTCGCGTCCGACGGCGTCACCGTCGCCGCCGTCGTCGCACTCGTGGTCGGTGTGGCGAGCGGTGTGTTCTTCGTCCGCCGTCAGCGTCGCCTCGCGGAGCCGCTGATCGACATCCGTCTCTTCTCGAATCCGGCCTTCAGTGGCGCGGTCGTGGCGAACACGATGGCGATCTTCGCGTTCATCGGGATGCTCTTCTTCTTCTCGCAGTACCTCCAGCTCGTGCGCGGGCTGAGCCCACTGCAGGCCGGCCTCACCGAGCTGCCCGCCACCATCGCCTCGCTGCTGGTCATCGCGATCGTCGGGATGCTCGTGTCGCGCCTCGGACGCGGGCCAACCATCGCCGCGGGCCTCGCCGTGGCTGCTCTCGGCATGGGCCTGCTCGCGGTGGGCGAAGCGATGCCCGGGTTGGTCTGGCTGATCGCCGCGCTGGTCGTGATCGGGTTTGGCAGCGGGGTCGCGATGACGGTCTCCACCGACGCCGTCATGTCCGCGGTGCCGCCGCAGCGGGCGGGAGCGGCCTCCGCGATCTCGGAGACCGGCTACGAACTCGGTGTCGCCCTGGGCATCGCGGTGCTCGGGTCGATCCAGACTGCGACCTACCGTGCAGGCTTGAACCTGCCGTCGGACTTCGACGCCGACGCTTCCGCCCGCGTGAGTGAATCGCTGGCGTCGGCCGACCGGTTCCTCGCGGGCGGGGGAGCGGCGGCGGAGGCCGTGCTCGCCCAGGCGCAGGAGGCATTCACGTCCGGCATGCAGATCGCCGCCATCATCGCCGCGGTGCTCACCGCCATCGCTGCGGTCGTGGCGTGGCGCGTCATCCCGGCCGGCCGCGACCGAGTCGCAGTGGACCACTGA